One window from the genome of Equus quagga isolate Etosha38 chromosome 6, UCLA_HA_Equagga_1.0, whole genome shotgun sequence encodes:
- the ARL11 gene encoding ADP-ribosylation factor-like protein 11, with translation MGSVNSRGHKVEAQVVMMGLDSAGKTTLLYKLKGDQLVETLPTIGFNVEPLEAPGHVSLTLWDVGGQTQLRANWKDYLEGTDILVYVLDSTDEARLPEAVAELMEVLDNPSMAGVPFLVLANKQEAPDALPLLEIRDRLGLERFQDRCWELRACSALTGQGLPEALQSLRSLLKSRRRCVSR, from the coding sequence ATGGGTTCTGTGAATTCCCGAGGTCACAAGGTGGAAGCCCAGGTGGTTATGATGGGCCTCGACTCAGCCGGCAAGACCACGCTCCTGTACAAACTGAAGGGCGACCAGCTGGTGGAGACCCTGCCCACCATCGGTTTCAATGTGGAGCCTCTTGAAGCCCCAGGGCATGTGTCTCTGACTCTCTGGGATGTCGGGGGGCAGACTCAGCTCAGAGCCAACTGGAAGGACTACCTAGAAGGCACGGACATCCTTGTGTATGTGCTGGATAGCACAGATGAAGCCCGGTTGCCCGAGGCCGTGGCTGAGCTCATGGAAGTCCTAGACAaccccagcatggctggtgtTCCTTTCTTGGTGCTGGCTAACAAGCAGGAGGCACCTGATGCTCTGCCGCTGCTTGAGATCAGAGACAGGCTGGGCCTGGAGAGATTCCAGGACCGCTGCTGGGAGCTCCGGGCCTGCAGCGCCCTCACTGGCCAGGGGCTGCCTGAGGCCCTGCAGAGCCTGAGGAGCCTCCTGAAGTCCCGCAGGCGGTGTGTCTCCAGGTGA